The sequence AAGCCTTTGATAAACCGTTAAACGTAACAGTTAAAATATCGTCTGATAAACCTGCTGCAGGAATATGTTTGGCTTCATCGTATAAAATTTTGTCGTAAATTTCATCGGCAAATAGGATCAGATCATGTTGACGGCACAGTTCAACCACTTGCAGCAGTAATTCTCTACTGTATACCGCTCCCGTTGGGTTGTTTGGGTTAATCAGCACTATGCCGCGGGTACGTGATGAGATTTTGCTTTTAATGTCGTTGAGATCGGGGAACCAGTCTGCTTCTTCATCGCAGCGATAATGTACCGCTTTGCCGCCCGCGAGGTTGGCCGCCGCAGTCCACAGAGGATAGTCTGGTGAGGGGATTAAGATCTCATCGTCGGTATTCAGCAAACCTTGCATCGCCATCATAATGAGTTCTGAAACGCCATTACCGATATAGATATCTTCGATATCAACACCAAAAATCCCTAGGGATTGATAATACTGCACGATAGCCTTGCGGGCAGAGAATAATCCTTTTGACTCACAGTAGCCTTGGGCACTGGGTAAATTAAGGATCACATCGCGCACAATTTCCTCTGGCGCTTCAAAACCGAAGGGGGCTGGATTACCAATGTTGAGTTTGAGGATTCGATGCCCCTCGTCTTCTAAACGTCTGGCTTCCTTGTGCACTGGGCCGCGGATGTCATAGCAAACGCTATCCAGTTTGTTGGATTTGATGATAGGGCGCATTTACACCTCGGAACATGCATAAAATTTTGGCTTAAGTTAGCGCACCATAACGAAATTTAGTGGGTTAAGGAAGGGGGAAAGGCTTTGATGAGCACATTTTTTTAAAAAATATATCAGTTAAATATGCTTTAACAGTCAATTAATGAAATTGTATCAAGTTTTATATTCTGAATTTTTTGTGAATATAGGATTATTTAGCTAAAGCCTGTGTCTATTAAAACTCGTTTTACGCGTTCTGGTAATGAACGTCACGAAACTAATAAAGTGCTCTACAAAAATGAGTGTCATTGGTGATGCAATCATCGCTTGCTATTTGTTGCCTGCTCCGTTCCAAATCCTTGCTGGGGAAAAGTGCATATTAGCCCAAGCTTAATGATTGATTTTTAATCACAGATTTTTGATAAAATGATCTTATACAAGCTGCATATTACTATTGTGGTAAATAGGCATATTTATTGAATGCTTATTAAGCTAAGAGAATCATATATGCCTAAGTTGCTAGAGAGTTAAAGTTGTTTAAAGTCAATGTATTATGTTGATATTGCTCGCGGTCGTTAAAATTATTTTCTATCTCGTTAAATTTATTGTTGACTCATTATTCGATGCGCTTTATTTTCTGCGCGATGTTTTTGGCAAGGCACTTTAGATTGCACGCTTTTAGCGAGTTTTTCTATAAGGTTAGTCATTATGAAGCAGCAGTTTTGGCGCTCTGTATCGAGGTGATTGCAGGCGCTGTTCTAAAACCTTTTGCCTTTTAGGCGACTTAAATTAGAGGACCTAAGTGCATGTCTGAACCGACAGCGTTAAGTCTTATTCCACCTTTGGTGGTATTGGTGTTAGCCATCTGGTTACGCCGTCCCATTTTGTCCCTGATCATCGGTGCAGTAAGTGGTTTGCTGCTACTCGACCCAAGTGAAGTGTTAAATAATTTTGCCAGTGCATCCCTTAAGGTTATGGGTGATGAAACCATTGGTTGGTTAATTTTAGTATGTGGTTGTTTTGGTGCTTTAATTGCACTCTTAGTGCGCACTGGTGGTGCTTTAGCATTTGGTCATAATGCATTGAAATTTGCCAAAGGCCCTAAATCATCGCTTTTTATGACGTTTATTCTCGGTATCGTTATTTTTATCGATGATTATCTTAATGCGTTGACCGTGGGTGAAACCATGAAGCGCGTGACCGATAAGTTTAAAGTATCCCGAGAAATGTTAGCTTATGTTGTGGACTCTACAGCGGCACCTGTGTGCGTGTTAGTGCCTTTATCGACTTGGGCCGTATTCTTCGGTGGTTTACTGGTTGATAATGGGGTGGCAGCACAAGGTCAGGGGATTGCTGTCTATATGCAAGCCATTCCTTACATGCTCTATGCTTGGTTAGCTGTTGCTATGGTACTACTTGTTGTATTAGGTATTGTTCCAGCAATTGGTCCAATGAAAAAGGCGCAGTTACGTGCAGCACAAGGCGAACCCGCTCAAGAACAAGTCGATTTTGAACAGGTGCAGACCTCAGATGAATATGCGGTTAAAGCGATCGAAGAAGAATTTAAGCATGCAGACAATCATGGCAAGCTACATAATTTTTTAGTGCCTATTGGGTTATTAGTTGCTTTTACCGTGTACTTTGACATCGACGTCTGGAAGGGATTGCTGGCCACTTTAGTGTTTACACTTCCTTATTATGCGGTGCAGCGTTTAATGCCATTGTCAGAAATGATGGATCAAATGATTGATGGTTTTAAGGGCATGTTGCCAGCGATAGGTACTGTAATTGCTGCATTTGTGTTTAAGGATGTGTGTGATCAGTTATTATTACCACAGTATGTGATTACCGCATTAAGTCCTTTTATGACACCTTCGCTGTTACCTGCGGTGGTATTCCTCTCTATGTCTGTACTTGCATTTGCAACAGGGTCAAGCTGGGGAATTTTTGCAGTGACAATTCCAATTGTTATGCCATTGGCTCAATCTGTTGGAGCTGATATCCCCTTAGTAATTGGTGCACTTTTATCTGCATCTTCATTTGGTAGTCAAGCGTGTTTTTACTCGGATTCAACTGTGTTAGCGGCACAGGGGTCTGGTTGCAACTTAGTCAGTCATGCTGTGACTCAGTTACCTTATGCGCTTATCGCAGCGGTGCTTGCTTTTGTGGGCTTTATATTGATAGCCTAAAACACATTTTGTGGATTCTTTGAATATAAAAAACCAGCTTCGGCTGGTTTTTTATATTTTGCTAACTCTGATGCGTACGCCTAACTAGAAATATAGTATATTGCCCAAACATTTACCCTAGTTTGTATTTTTGCTCTCTGCGAGTGAGAGATGTGAGTGCTGATCTACAACAATGAGCAAATGTATTATTTATTAAGGGAGTAATAGGATCGAGAATGGATAAGAAAGCGAAAAAAATACTGTTTTCCACTTACTGGAAAAACGGCTGGATAGATTCAAAAGACAGAGTTTTAAATGCTGATGATTTCGAATATGCAAAGTCAAAGGGACTCATGTTTGAGCCGATTTCAATTTCCCATGATGAATGCATTGCATCGATTGTTGATTTGGTTGCAAATATAAGTAAAGCGCAAATAGCAAAAGGTTTTTTAAGTAGCTTGACTTCTCGCCGATTGGATCTGAGATCTTCGTTGTCTTCATACTCAATGGCTAAACATATACCCGCACATCAATATACACCAGTTATCTCTGGAACTTCCTATAAAGAGGGGATAGCAACATCCCATTCTTACACTTGTAGTATTTGTAGGGATGTTCAATACGGGGTTGGGGGTGCAGAAGCTTATGTTAACACTGATCTTAATGTGCTTAATTTTGAACGAATAAAATGGGGTGG is a genomic window of Shewanella putrefaciens containing:
- a CDS encoding Na+/H+ antiporter NhaC family protein, which encodes MSEPTALSLIPPLVVLVLAIWLRRPILSLIIGAVSGLLLLDPSEVLNNFASASLKVMGDETIGWLILVCGCFGALIALLVRTGGALAFGHNALKFAKGPKSSLFMTFILGIVIFIDDYLNALTVGETMKRVTDKFKVSREMLAYVVDSTAAPVCVLVPLSTWAVFFGGLLVDNGVAAQGQGIAVYMQAIPYMLYAWLAVAMVLLVVLGIVPAIGPMKKAQLRAAQGEPAQEQVDFEQVQTSDEYAVKAIEEEFKHADNHGKLHNFLVPIGLLVAFTVYFDIDVWKGLLATLVFTLPYYAVQRLMPLSEMMDQMIDGFKGMLPAIGTVIAAFVFKDVCDQLLLPQYVITALSPFMTPSLLPAVVFLSMSVLAFATGSSWGIFAVTIPIVMPLAQSVGADIPLVIGALLSASSFGSQACFYSDSTVLAAQGSGCNLVSHAVTQLPYALIAAVLAFVGFILIA
- a CDS encoding pyridoxal phosphate-dependent aminotransferase; translation: MRPIIKSNKLDSVCYDIRGPVHKEARRLEDEGHRILKLNIGNPAPFGFEAPEEIVRDVILNLPSAQGYCESKGLFSARKAIVQYYQSLGIFGVDIEDIYIGNGVSELIMMAMQGLLNTDDEILIPSPDYPLWTAAANLAGGKAVHYRCDEEADWFPDLNDIKSKISSRTRGIVLINPNNPTGAVYSRELLLQVVELCRQHDLILFADEIYDKILYDEAKHIPAAGLSDDILTVTFNGLSKAYRAAGFRVGWMMLSGNLKAAKSYIEGLEMLSSMRLCANVPNQHAIQTALGGYQSINELILPNGRLTVQRDACYELLNQIPGVSVKKPKGALYAFPKLDMKKFNLRDDERLVLDLLREKKILLVHGSAFNWPEPDHLRVVFLPYKEDLNKALTEFGTFLETYRQ